The DNA window TGTCAAGAGCCAGAATAATATGTTAGACATTGCCTTCTTGCAGTGCATGTTGAACTCAAGAAAGGGAGTGAAtacctcattttttaaaaggaagGTATTTTTTTCAAAGAATATAATTTCAAAACATTGTCCGTGTGATATTTTATGTCAtcagtattcttttttttttagcaatgctACGTAGATACAGCTGTGCTTTGCGCTAAACTCAACGCAAGCATGCTAAAATGCTTACGAGATGCCCGCTAACACAGATGCAATCAGATAATATTTCCCAACTTCATTCTTTAATTGAATGCGTTGAAATGCTATGATTTTGAAATGCTCTGCTTTTGTTTCAAAAGACGAGCATAAATTATAAAGCTCTTGTGACATTTATTACTCATGTGTTTGTTATGTGGCTGCAAACGAGTGCAAGCACGATGCCTCATGCTGGAAGCAGCTGATGAATTAATCCATTAGTGGAAACCTTATGGCTGTCAGAGCATATTTAAGAATTTCAAACGTATCTTTATTAGTTGCTCACAGTGTTAGCTATGCTGATGTTGCCAGCAGATTAGACCGCTTGTAAATATCGTAAAAACTTCACATGTAATGAGTGCGTGCAGGTACACGAGGTCCCTGAGGTCAGATGttctattttttaaacaaagagtGCATATACAAGCCCTTCAGCAAGTCTGCGATTCACAAAGAAAAGGTCTGCCACCCATCACTCActtgcaaaaacacacatacacactcctaCAGGTTGTTCTGCAGCCAGCTGAGGTAACCCCTGAGTGCCCTCTTCCCAACATCAAATTCAAGTGGCCAGGATATTAAACTGAAACATCCGTGGAAGCCATCCTCGTAGTGGGCGATGGTAACAGTGACCCCTGCGTCCTGTAAGCGGCGGGCATACATCAGCCCATCATCCCTCAGCACGTCATACTCACATGTTAGAATGTATGCACGAGGGCATTTTGCCAGCACTTCTGGTCCGGCCAGCAGCGGTGCTGCCCGCACATCCAGCAGGCCTGGTACCTTCTTCAGAACCCCGTGAGATCCTTTTTCCACAATGAGAGGCTTGTGGTTCTTCTTGTACTTCTGAGGAAGTAGGACGTTCCAGTCAAGTCTCGACCTCAGCTCTGGGGTTATTGCAGAGTGTTGCAAGGTGCTGTGGTTGTTCACTGCGAACTGAGGCACCAGGGAGAGGTCAGCGTTGAGATACTGTACCCAGAACTGGATCATGAAGGACCGGGAGAGCATGGGCATGTATTGGTTCTCCACGTAGGAGGGTGTGTTGAAGTCTAGAGCCTGGAGCACTGGGTAGATCAAAGCCTGGACACTGAATTTCACACTCATGCTGTCATCTACAGAAACCtggaaaagcaaacacacaccctAACTATAAAGACATGTATAACTTAGTAACACTGATATCAGCAAGTTAAACATGATGTCTTTAAACTCTAAACTGCGTGGGAGAATTTTGACTCCTTATGGGAGAAAATTGTCACCGTGGCATTTGGTTTTAGTCGTCATTTCTAACCAGCAATATTTTTGAGCTGCTTTAGTCAACTAAATGCacctcatctcacatttgccccAAAAAAATCTCGATGATGTTGATGATAGTTTTAGGAAGCAAGTACTTTTTCACATAAGATCAGGCAGGTTTGGATACTTTCTTCcctgaataaatgaaatcattatttaaagactgcattttctatttatttttgttatttttttctaatattaaaatttatttgataatcagaaacatgtaagtgtgacaaatcaGCCGATTCGAATG is part of the Archocentrus centrarchus isolate MPI-CPG fArcCen1 chromosome 22, fArcCen1, whole genome shotgun sequence genome and encodes:
- the nceh1a gene encoding neutral cholesterol ester hydrolase 1a isoform X2; amino-acid sequence: MKGLISESSPGPVPGVKVSDITFAGIPVRVYEPPAGGEGHLRRGLVYFHGGGWALGTTKKGTYDTINRMVSDELNTVVVSVEYRLYPEVHFPVPYLDCLAAAKHFLSPEVLAKYAIDPERVAVAGDSSGGNLAAAVAQEVSVDDSMSVKFSVQALIYPVLQALDFNTPSYVENQYMPMLSRSFMIQFWVQYLNADLSLVPQFAVNNHSTLQHSAITPELRSRLDWNVLLPQKYKKNHKPLIVEKGSHGVLKKVPGLLDVRAAPLLAGPEVLAKCPRAYILTCEYDVLRDDGLMYARRLQDAGVTVTIAHYEDGFHGCFSLISWPLEFDVGKRALRGYLSWLQNNL